Proteins encoded in a region of the Streptomyces sp. NBC_00258 genome:
- a CDS encoding efflux RND transporter permease subunit, producing the protein MSWLSRFSLAQRALIGLMSIIALAFGAIAIPQLKQQLLPTIELPMVSVIAPYQGASPDVVEKQVVEPIEDNLEAVDGISGVTSTASEGNALIMASFDYGNDSARIVADVQQAVNRARVQLPDDVDPQVVAGSTDDIPTVVLAVTSDKDQQALSDQLDRTVVPALKDIDGVGQVTVDGVQDLQVSVTPDDAKLAKAGLTTAALGQALQAGGATLPAGSFDEGGSNRTVQVGGGFTSLKQIEDLMVTGEGGKKPVRLGAVATVEEEPARADSITRTDGRPSLAVSVTMDHDGSAVAVSDAVQDKLSGLRKDLGSGATLTVVSDQGPAVSKSIKGLTTEGALGLLFAVLVILVFLASIRSTLVTAVSIPLSVVLALIVLWTRSESLNILTLGALTIAIGRVVDDSIVVLENIKRHLGYGEERQEAILKAVREVAGAVTSSTLTTVAVFLPIGLTGGMVGELFGSFSLTVTAALLASLIVSLTVVPVLSYWFLRAPKDVRGIDPEEARRKAEEKEARSRLQRIYVPVLRFATRRRLTSVAIAVVVLVGTFGMAPLLKTNFFDQGEQEVITVKQELKPGTSLAATDAEAKKVEKMLDGVKGVEDYQVTVGSSGFMAAFGGGTDTNQASYTVKVADSASFDDVQDGIEEGLGKLSGIGTTTVAAGDGFGSQDLSVVVKSADAAVLREAAEEVRDAVAGLDDVTDVTSDLAQSVPRISVRANDKAAAAGFNDTTLGAAVAQAVRGTTSGKAILDDTERDVVIKSAKPAETLSELRSLSLGSVKLGDIATVKLVDGPVSMTRIDGQRAATITAKPTGDNTGAVSADLTAKLDKLKLPAGATAAIGGVSEDQDDAFASLGLAMLAAIAIVFMLLVATFRSLIQPLILLVSIPFAATGAIGLLVVTGTPMGVPSMIGMLMLIGIVVTNAIVLIDLINQYRKQGYGVVEAVVEGGRHRLRPILMTALATIFALLPMALGITGEGGFIAQPLAVVVIGGLITSTLLTLLLVPTLYAMVELRKERRAKKKAAKREKKAEASGSSNSGDPEPVGV; encoded by the coding sequence ATGTCCTGGCTGTCCCGCTTCAGCCTCGCCCAACGGGCCCTCATCGGGCTCATGTCGATCATCGCCCTGGCCTTCGGGGCGATAGCCATCCCGCAGCTCAAGCAGCAGCTGCTGCCCACCATCGAACTGCCCATGGTGTCGGTGATCGCGCCGTACCAGGGCGCGTCCCCCGACGTGGTCGAGAAGCAGGTCGTCGAGCCCATCGAGGACAACCTCGAAGCGGTCGACGGGATCTCCGGCGTCACCTCCACGGCCAGCGAGGGCAACGCCCTGATCATGGCCTCCTTCGACTACGGCAACGACTCCGCCCGGATCGTCGCCGACGTCCAGCAGGCCGTGAACCGTGCCCGTGTGCAGCTCCCGGACGACGTGGACCCGCAGGTCGTCGCCGGTTCCACGGACGACATCCCGACCGTGGTCCTCGCCGTCACCTCCGACAAGGACCAGCAGGCCCTCTCGGACCAGCTCGACCGCACGGTCGTCCCCGCGCTGAAGGACATCGACGGCGTCGGCCAGGTCACCGTCGACGGCGTACAGGACCTTCAGGTCTCGGTCACGCCCGACGACGCGAAGCTGGCGAAGGCCGGGCTGACCACGGCCGCGCTCGGCCAGGCCCTCCAGGCGGGCGGCGCGACCCTCCCGGCCGGTTCCTTCGACGAGGGCGGCAGCAACCGCACGGTCCAGGTCGGCGGCGGCTTCACCTCGCTGAAGCAGATCGAGGACCTGATGGTCACCGGCGAGGGCGGCAAGAAGCCCGTACGTCTCGGTGCCGTCGCCACCGTCGAGGAGGAGCCCGCCAGGGCGGACTCCATCACCCGCACCGACGGCAGGCCCAGCCTCGCGGTCTCCGTCACCATGGACCACGACGGCAGCGCGGTCGCGGTCTCCGACGCCGTCCAGGACAAGCTGTCCGGTCTGCGCAAGGACCTCGGCTCCGGCGCGACGCTGACCGTCGTCAGCGACCAGGGCCCGGCCGTCTCCAAGTCCATCAAGGGCCTGACCACCGAGGGCGCCCTCGGTCTGCTCTTCGCGGTCCTGGTCATCCTGGTCTTCCTGGCGTCGATCCGTTCGACGCTGGTCACCGCGGTCTCCATCCCGCTGTCGGTCGTCCTCGCGCTGATCGTGCTGTGGACCCGCAGCGAGTCGCTCAACATCCTGACGCTGGGCGCCCTGACCATCGCCATAGGCCGGGTCGTCGACGACTCGATCGTGGTCCTCGAGAACATCAAGCGGCACCTCGGCTACGGCGAGGAGCGCCAGGAGGCGATCCTCAAGGCCGTACGCGAGGTAGCGGGCGCGGTCACCTCCTCGACGCTCACCACGGTCGCGGTGTTCCTGCCCATCGGTCTGACCGGCGGCATGGTCGGCGAGCTCTTCGGCTCGTTCTCCCTCACCGTCACGGCGGCCCTGCTGGCCTCGCTGATCGTCTCGCTGACGGTCGTACCGGTGCTCTCGTACTGGTTCCTGCGCGCCCCCAAGGACGTGCGCGGCATCGACCCGGAGGAGGCGCGCCGCAAGGCCGAGGAGAAGGAGGCGCGCAGCCGCCTCCAGCGCATCTACGTGCCCGTGCTGCGCTTCGCGACCCGGCGCCGCCTCACCAGCGTGGCGATCGCCGTGGTGGTCCTCGTCGGTACGTTCGGTATGGCGCCCCTGCTGAAGACGAACTTCTTCGACCAGGGCGAGCAGGAAGTCATCACGGTCAAGCAGGAGTTGAAGCCCGGCACCAGCCTGGCGGCGACCGACGCCGAGGCCAAGAAGGTCGAGAAGATGCTCGACGGCGTCAAGGGCGTCGAGGACTACCAGGTCACGGTCGGCTCCTCCGGCTTCATGGCCGCGTTCGGCGGGGGCACGGACACCAACCAGGCCTCCTACACCGTCAAGGTCGCCGACTCGGCCTCCTTCGACGACGTCCAGGACGGTATCGAGGAGGGGCTCGGCAAGCTCTCCGGGATCGGTACGACGACGGTCGCGGCCGGTGACGGCTTCGGCAGCCAGGACCTGAGCGTCGTGGTGAAGTCGGCCGACGCCGCCGTACTGCGCGAGGCCGCGGAGGAGGTCCGGGACGCGGTAGCCGGGCTCGACGACGTCACCGACGTGACGAGCGACCTCGCCCAGTCCGTGCCGCGGATCTCGGTCAGGGCCAACGACAAGGCCGCCGCGGCCGGGTTCAACGACACGACCCTCGGCGCGGCCGTCGCCCAGGCGGTGCGCGGCACCACCAGCGGCAAGGCGATCCTGGACGACACCGAGCGCGACGTCGTCATCAAGTCGGCGAAGCCGGCCGAGACGCTGTCCGAGCTGAGGAGCCTCAGCCTCGGGTCCGTGAAGCTCGGTGACATCGCGACGGTGAAGCTGGTCGACGGGCCGGTCTCGATGACCCGTATCGACGGCCAGCGCGCGGCCACCATCACGGCGAAGCCGACCGGTGACAACACGGGCGCGGTCAGCGCCGACCTCACGGCCAAGCTCGACAAGCTGAAGCTGCCGGCCGGTGCCACGGCCGCCATCGGCGGTGTGTCCGAGGACCAGGACGACGCGTTCGCGTCCCTCGGCCTCGCGATGCTCGCGGCGATCGCGATCGTCTTCATGCTGCTGGTCGCGACCTTCCGGTCGCTGATCCAGCCGCTGATCCTGCTCGTCTCGATCCCGTTCGCGGCGACGGGCGCGATCGGTCTGCTGGTCGTCACCGGTACGCCGATGGGTGTGCCGTCGATGATCGGCATGCTGATGCTCATCGGCATCGTCGTCACCAACGCGATCGTGCTGATCGACCTGATCAACCAGTACCGCAAGCAGGGGTACGGCGTTGTCGAGGCCGTGGTGGAAGGCGGCCGGCACCGGCTCCGCCCGATCCTCATGACGGCCCTGGCGACCATCTTCGCCCTGCTGCCCATGGCGCTCGGCATCACCGGTGAGGGCGGCTTCATCGCCCAGCCGCTGGCGGTGGTGGTGATCGGCGGTCTGATCACGTCGACGCTGCTGACGCTGCTTCTGGTGCCGACGCTCTACGCGATGGTCGAACTCCGCAAGGAGCGCCGCGCGAAGAAGAAGGCCGCGAAGCGGGAGAAGAAGGCCGAGGCCTCCGGCTCCTCCAACTCGGGTGACCCGGAGCCCGTGGGGGTGTAG